From Coffea eugenioides isolate CCC68of unplaced genomic scaffold, Ceug_1.0 ScVebR1_1063;HRSCAF=1853, whole genome shotgun sequence, a single genomic window includes:
- the LOC113754801 gene encoding transcription factor bHLH18-like, translating to CRKLQADLFEVMDNSATSWFSDLGMEDPFLSDQCDIMDFFDEDICAALGNDFQGSLPSESNSPTCISHLIPRSSSTTALCNASSSAVEVPQPAANLCTSSAIEIPPGEVERPARQLKRNRSTPVILTFGNPSPTETVHPRQVSLGGLNPEDDAVSEVLTSRVSFPNLEEATKSAPAPKKGRTRPASQTYDHIIAERKRREQLSQRFVALSAIVPGLKKMDKTSVLGDAITYLKHLKERVKTLEEQATKQKMQSVVLVKKSQLVVEDEGSSDEQRPLPEIEAKLCDKKVLLRVHCENHRGLLVKVLSEIEKLNLAVSNASVAPFGSLALDITIIAGMDKEFSLTMKELVQGLRSALQRAARDS from the exons GTGCAGAAAGTTGCAAGCAGATTTATTTGAGGTGATGGATAATTCAGCTACTTCATGGTTCTCTGATCTG GGAATGGAGGATCCATTTCTGAGTGACCAATGCGACATTATGGACTTCTTTGATGAAGACATCTGTGCTGCACTTGGAAACGACTTTCAGGGTTCTCTGCCTTCAGAAAGCAACTCCCCCACTTGCATTTCCCACCTGATTCCAAGAAGCAGTTCCACTACGGCTTTATGTAATGCATCATCTTCAGCTGTGGAAGTTCCTCAGCCAGCTGCCAACTTGTGTACATCTTCAGCCATTGAAATTCCTCCAGGTGAAGTTGAAAGACCAGCCAGACAGCTCAAGCGCAACCGCTCCACTCCGGTAATCCTCACTTTTGGCAACCCTAGTCCGACAGAAACAGTGCATCCTCGACAAGTTAGTCTAGGAGGCTTGAACCCTGAGGATGATGCGGTTTCTGAGGTTTTGACATCCCGTGTTTCGTTTCCAAATCTTGAGGAGGCTACTAAAAGTGCCCCGGCACCTAAGAAAGGTCGTACCAGGCCAGCATCACAAACATATGACCATATTATAGCTGAAAGAAAGCGAAGGGAGCAGCTCAGCCAACGATTTGTCGCTCTTTCAGCCATCGTTCCCGGCCTCAAGAAG ATGGATAAAACCTCAGTCCTTGGAGATGCCATCACATACTTAAAACATCTCAAGGAAAGAGTCAAGACACTAGAGGAGCAAGCCACAAAGCAGAAAATGCAATCGGTGGTGCTTGTGAAGAAATCCCAACTCGTAGTTGAAGACGAGGGATCTTCGGATGAGCAACGTCCACTACCTGAAATTGAGGCTAAACTTTGTGATAAGAAGGTTCTTCTAAGAGTCCATTGTGAAAATCATAGAGGACTGCTAGTTAAAGTGCTTTCTGAAATTGAAAAGCTCAATCTTGCTGTTTCTAACGCGAGTGTGGCACCATTTGGAAGTCTGGCTCTTGACATTACAATCATTGCTGGG ATGGATAAAGAATTCAGCCTGACCATGAAAGAATTGGTTCAAGGTCTTCGATCCGCTCTTCAGCGTGCTGCACGGGATTCTTGA